The following coding sequences are from one Enterococcus sp. 4G2_DIV0659 window:
- a CDS encoding ABC transporter ATP-binding protein, whose product MLEFKNISKVYEVGDQQVKALDDVNFTIEKGKFTVILGPSGSGKSTMLNLLGGMDRATSGKFLFDGRDITKLNDFELSVYRRDVVGFVFQFYNLIPSLTTYENIAIAAQLTGNQSKAENYLKKVGLDHRKNNFPTQMSGGEMQRVSIARALAKSPELLLCDEPTGALDSATGVKIMEILREAANDSNTAVVMVTHNAEFASIAHRGIRLHDGNVASIDENLAPIAVQEVQL is encoded by the coding sequence ATGCTAGAATTTAAAAATATCAGTAAGGTATATGAGGTAGGAGACCAACAAGTTAAAGCGCTGGATGATGTGAATTTTACAATTGAAAAGGGAAAGTTTACTGTCATTCTAGGGCCTTCAGGATCTGGGAAAAGTACAATGTTAAATTTATTAGGTGGAATGGATCGTGCTACAAGTGGAAAGTTCTTATTTGATGGCCGAGATATAACAAAGCTAAATGATTTTGAATTATCTGTTTATCGTAGAGACGTTGTGGGGTTTGTTTTTCAATTTTATAACCTTATCCCTAGTTTAACTACCTATGAAAATATTGCAATTGCAGCACAATTAACAGGAAATCAAAGTAAGGCGGAAAATTACTTGAAAAAAGTTGGGTTAGACCATAGAAAAAATAATTTTCCAACGCAAATGTCTGGAGGTGAAATGCAACGTGTATCTATTGCTAGAGCTTTAGCAAAGTCCCCAGAATTATTACTTTGTGATGAACCAACAGGAGCGCTCGATTCAGCTACAGGAGTAAAAATCATGGAAATCCTTAGAGAAGCTGCGAATGATTCGAATACAGCAGTTGTTATGGTAACACATAATGCTGAATTTGCTAGTATTGCTCATAGAGGGATACGTCTACATGATGGTAATGTTGCATCTATTGATGAGAATTTAGCGCCGATTGCTGTTCAGGAGGTTCAATTATAG
- a CDS encoding response regulator: MNIRIALIDDHQLVLEGLRNKLETISAFDIIGAYTTVEEFLICIKYKNIDVVVMDLMLDGIHGFDLVKKIKGMENNNTKIILISGFYEEMLHKRALELGVKAFLRKETSYEELISTIINVHKGNHVLPDFLVSIEKNPILSEVEIKIINLIVNEYTNEKISKELYVSRRTVESHVTNICRKLGVNSRIGAVREAIKLNLIN, encoded by the coding sequence ATGAATATTAGGATCGCATTGATTGATGACCATCAGCTTGTACTAGAAGGATTGCGTAATAAATTAGAAACAATTTCAGCGTTTGATATTATTGGAGCGTATACGACAGTAGAAGAGTTTTTGATTTGTATTAAATATAAGAATATAGATGTTGTAGTGATGGATTTAATGCTGGATGGGATTCATGGTTTTGATTTGGTAAAAAAAATTAAAGGGATGGAAAATAATAATACAAAGATTATTTTGATTTCAGGTTTTTACGAAGAAATGCTTCATAAAAGAGCCTTAGAACTAGGTGTAAAAGCATTTCTTCGGAAAGAGACAAGTTATGAAGAACTCATTAGTACAATAATCAATGTCCATAAAGGAAATCATGTGCTCCCTGATTTTCTCGTTTCAATAGAAAAAAATCCAATTTTAAGTGAAGTTGAGATAAAAATCATCAACTTAATTGTCAATGAATACACAAATGAAAAAATTTCAAAAGAACTTTATGTAAGTCGTAGAACGGTTGAGTCTCATGTGACCAACATATGCAGAAAGCTTGGAGTAAATAGTCGAATTGGCGCAGTGAGAGAAGCGATTAAATTAAATCTAATTAACTAA
- a CDS encoding ATP-binding protein — MNKSRRKSWIQLSALLLIIFIGVSACFFELVLYQSNYIGVEGRKEGSTWVVTKLQADGAANASGVKINDEIKMIDGNPVNENKLLNNWLIVEQATSVVISRDGIQQTLLFSKNNRNLKVFGIFFAISLIYLIFLIELSKKQIANNSSKRFYQFSVLVIFTLLSVVPSSIGDYFGRTVIILFISVFPFYIYTFLSKAIPVTEVNTKVMRFIGLVALVNGFLMVTVSFVQLPVFLIEYLSVGVFYMLGFNLLILSISDLQKRFSNRKGKEVTQVNISLISLLSFVPLFLFYILPTGWVAPFYLVVIFTIFPIFGVIHLLILSRFLRYRYRMNQSMLYFILAFILSATIVLVSLLSRYVPLAILLCYVFLLIYSFFPLIGELILTVKRKKEYSDPVSLFVAVEDERESISTYIHDTVIQDIIYLMKIAEEKESNVEKELIIQELDEVIFNLRELCSDIYPLMIQEMGLTNTIVSMIEQVMKKYSVAITHTIDTKIEHYPKKVNNFILRSLKECINNSILHGKADEIEIMIACKKEACEFQVLDNGKYVQKKADDQSHFGLEVIKEKLILLGGELSIETNDQTIITMTLPYNHLKGEVI; from the coding sequence TTGAATAAATCAAGAAGAAAATCATGGATTCAACTAAGTGCTTTATTGTTAATAATCTTTATAGGAGTGAGTGCTTGTTTTTTTGAGTTGGTACTATATCAAAGCAATTATATAGGTGTGGAAGGAAGAAAAGAAGGCTCTACTTGGGTCGTAACAAAACTACAAGCAGATGGAGCAGCCAATGCCAGCGGTGTAAAGATAAACGATGAAATAAAAATGATTGATGGAAATCCCGTAAACGAGAATAAATTACTGAATAACTGGCTGATTGTAGAGCAAGCAACAAGTGTAGTTATTTCAAGAGATGGTATCCAACAGACACTATTGTTTTCTAAAAACAATCGAAATTTAAAAGTATTCGGCATTTTTTTTGCTATCAGTTTAATCTATCTGATTTTTCTGATCGAACTTTCAAAAAAACAAATAGCAAATAATAGTTCTAAACGATTTTATCAATTTAGTGTACTTGTTATCTTTACGTTGTTATCAGTCGTTCCTTCCAGTATAGGGGATTATTTTGGAAGAACAGTGATTATCTTGTTTATCTCCGTTTTTCCCTTCTACATTTATACATTTTTAAGCAAAGCAATACCAGTAACGGAAGTAAACACAAAAGTTATGCGCTTTATTGGATTAGTTGCTTTAGTAAATGGTTTTTTGATGGTTACGGTTTCTTTTGTCCAATTGCCAGTTTTTTTGATTGAATATTTATCTGTTGGCGTATTTTATATGTTAGGGTTTAATTTGCTCATTTTATCGATCAGTGATTTGCAAAAGAGGTTTTCCAATAGGAAAGGAAAAGAAGTAACGCAAGTTAATATATCATTAATCAGCCTATTAAGCTTTGTCCCATTATTTCTATTTTATATTTTACCTACCGGTTGGGTCGCCCCATTTTATCTAGTAGTGATTTTTACGATATTCCCAATCTTTGGTGTGATTCATCTATTGATATTATCCCGTTTTTTAAGGTATCGATATCGGATGAATCAATCAATGTTATATTTTATTTTGGCGTTTATTCTATCTGCTACAATCGTTCTTGTCTCCTTGCTAAGTAGGTATGTTCCTCTTGCCATCTTATTATGCTATGTTTTTCTATTGATCTATTCTTTTTTTCCATTAATTGGAGAACTGATTTTAACTGTGAAACGAAAGAAAGAGTATAGTGATCCTGTTTCATTATTTGTTGCTGTTGAAGACGAGAGAGAAAGTATTTCTACCTATATTCATGATACAGTAATCCAAGATATCATTTATTTAATGAAGATTGCTGAAGAAAAAGAAAGCAATGTTGAAAAAGAACTGATTATTCAGGAGTTGGACGAAGTAATCTTTAATTTAAGAGAGCTTTGTTCAGATATTTATCCACTGATGATTCAAGAGATGGGATTGACTAATACGATTGTTTCTATGATTGAGCAGGTCATGAAAAAATACTCTGTAGCAATTACGCACACTATAGATACAAAAATAGAACACTACCCCAAGAAAGTGAATAATTTTATTTTACGTTCATTGAAAGAATGTATAAACAACAGTATTTTGCATGGAAAAGCAGATGAAATAGAGATAATGATTGCTTGTAAGAAAGAGGCTTGTGAGTTTCAGGTATTGGACAATGGAAAATATGTTCAAAAGAAAGCAGATGATCAATCGCATTTTGGGTTGGAAGTGATTAAAGAGAAATTGATTTTATTGGGTGGAGAATTATCGATTGAAACAAATGATCAAACGATTATTACGATGACTCTTCCCTACAATCATTTAAAAGGAGAAGTAATATGA